GAGAGAGCTTGACAGACTGGTGACACGCCTATGGAAGCATATTTACGGTATTTCTGCAAGCCCGGGGATCTTGCTTCCAAGTTCTTTGATTGACGGTGTATATTCACCTGAAGTATCAATATAGAATGTAGGCGCATCGAATCGGAGTTCGTCGTAAGGGCTTACGCTAAGTTCAATTCCCTGCCTGGCAAGGTCTACCCCTTTGTCTCCATGGAAATACTCCCTTAATGGATTATCCAGTCCGCGCCTTATAAACCTTTCCAGTGCGACCTTGCTGTCAACTTTGCATATCAAAATATATATTCTGGCTATGCTCTTGTATCTCTCAAGCATTGTCGACCAAACTTTATGCTGGAATGCAGCCTCTGCGATCAGTGATACATTATTGGCCAGCATATTCTTGATTATATTAAAAAAAATATCCGTAGCTATTTTGTTGGTATCATCAGGAAGCTCCCTATGCGGTTTCCCGAAGGTGTGCACATATCCTTCTTTGATTTGATCGCGGCTTATTACCGGCATGAAAAATTTTTCTCCAAGCTCCTTAGCAAACGTTGTTTTCCCTGAACCCGGCCTGCCTGTAACCACCAATAAATATGGCTTTGCCATGCTTTCCACTCCCTTGCATATTTTCCTATATTATATATCATTTATCTGATTAAGAGCTACTTAGATTGACCTGATAAAGTCGAATTTTCAAATAAAAGCAGTTATATAATTCAATATATTGGATTTGACATCGTAATAATACACTTTATATTGATGAACAACTTGGTAATAAATGTTTTATCAGGCTAATCTGCTTAATAAAGCCCAACATAGTGAAGACTGCCAAGAGCATAACTCTTTCAATTTTATATTAATCCTACCTATGAAAATCTTTATAATAATTTTCAATTTTTGATCCAGGTCAAAGTAATTTCCGATTTTTGTCTGTATACTGAACTTACAAAGAATAAAGGAGGTCAGTATCATGACAAACAAAACATATCAGTTGGAGACGGTATCCTGTCCGAGCTGCATCGCTAAAATCGAGAGTGCGCTGAAAAAGACGGCTGGGGTCCAAAAATCGGAGGTATTTTTTAATACCTCAAGGGTTAAGGTTGAATTCGATGAGGGCAGGGTTTCATCGCAGGAGATCAAAGACAGGATTGAAAAACTTGGCTATAAAGTCCTGTCGGAAAAATAAAGGAAGGGGGCGTTTTACTATGTTTAAGCCGACAAAGGTACAAATCGTATGGAGCTCCGGCATTCTTGCCGCCGTATCCCTTGTGCTGAAAAAGCTGATCGGGTATGAGCCTGTTACCATTATCATGATGATGGCGGCAACTGCCATAGCAGGCACCCCCATCTTCAAAAAAGCGCTGGGTGCTTTGCGCTATCGCATCATCGGTATTGACGCACTGGTAACCATCGCCGTTACGGGTGCGGTTATTATCGGTGAATATTGGGAGGCCGCCGCCGTTACGTT
This genomic window from Clostridiales bacterium contains:
- a CDS encoding AAA family ATPase codes for the protein MAKPYLLVVTGRPGSGKTTFAKELGEKFFMPVISRDQIKEGYVHTFGKPHRELPDDTNKIATDIFFNIIKNMLANNVSLIAEAAFQHKVWSTMLERYKSIARIYILICKVDSKVALERFIRRGLDNPLREYFHGDKGVDLARQGIELSVSPYDELRFDAPTFYIDTSGEYTPSIKELGSKIPGLAEIP
- a CDS encoding heavy-metal-associated domain-containing protein, whose product is MTNKTYQLETVSCPSCIAKIESALKKTAGVQKSEVFFNTSRVKVEFDEGRVSSQEIKDRIEKLGYKVLSEK